A region from the Paludicola sp. MB14-C6 genome encodes:
- a CDS encoding uroporphyrinogen decarboxylase family protein: MTGYERIMAALKGEKPDRTPMMLHNFMAAANEKGYTLNEFRQDPKKIARAFVDAARKYKLDGILIDIDTCMEANAIGVPTDFPNDEPARVTSGIAGGVEKCMEAMDPQKLYSNERIKILLEAVSLIKNEVGDEILVRGNADQAPFSLAMLSYGMENFMADLLDEDMEEDILKLIDRAYDVHIEYHKMIKSAGADITSFGDSSCGPDLISRAMYNKYAFPYHKRMAADLKKENILTVCHICGNLDNILEDVVAAGFPAIEVDYKTNIERAHELMKGKCTMFGPIDPSGVFYFGTPDILEAQAKRILDIFKGEGLVIGAGCALPKGTPENNIFSFSNTVLAHGKYE, from the coding sequence ATGACCGGATATGAAAGAATAATGGCAGCTTTAAAAGGCGAAAAACCGGATAGAACACCAATGATGCTCCATAACTTTATGGCTGCAGCAAATGAAAAAGGATATACACTGAATGAATTTAGACAAGATCCTAAAAAAATTGCAAGAGCATTTGTAGATGCAGCAAGAAAATATAAACTGGATGGTATTTTAATCGATATTGATACCTGTATGGAGGCTAACGCAATAGGAGTTCCTACAGATTTTCCAAATGATGAACCTGCAAGAGTAACTTCCGGAATTGCTGGTGGCGTAGAAAAATGTATGGAGGCTATGGATCCTCAAAAATTATATAGTAATGAAAGAATTAAAATTTTGCTTGAAGCAGTATCACTTATAAAAAATGAAGTAGGCGATGAGATTCTTGTTAGAGGTAATGCCGATCAAGCTCCTTTCAGTTTAGCGATGCTTTCATATGGTATGGAAAACTTTATGGCTGACTTGCTTGATGAAGATATGGAAGAAGATATTCTAAAATTGATTGATAGAGCATATGATGTTCACATTGAATATCATAAAATGATTAAGAGTGCAGGCGCTGATATTACAAGCTTTGGCGACAGTTCATGCGGACCTGATTTAATCAGTCGAGCTATGTATAACAAATATGCATTTCCTTATCATAAACGTATGGCTGCTGATTTAAAAAAGGAAAATATACTTACAGTTTGTCATATATGCGGAAATCTTGATAATATATTAGAAGATGTAGTAGCGGCAGGTTTTCCGGCAATAGAAGTTGATTACAAAACGAATATTGAAAGAGCACACGAGTTGATGAAAGGTAAATGTACCATGTTTGGCCCAATTGATCCATCAGGAGTATTTTATTTTGGCACTCCAGATATATTGGAAGCTCAAGCGAAAAGAATTCTTGATATTTTTAAGGGCGAAGGTTTGGTAATAGGCGCAGGTTGTGCACTTCCAAAGGGAACTCCTGAAAATAATATTTTTTCATTTTCTAATACTGTTCTTGCACACGGAAAATACGAATAA
- a CDS encoding substrate-binding domain-containing protein, whose translation MKKFIALILVFCMALSFVACGKSSTSNGNDTSKTNKDEQLHFVYVSPLLAHPVWLLAKDGFDAACKELKIKGDWVGPQNISPDEMAKLVETAVAQGADAIITQGLVPAAPVNKAVDKKIPVLIVDSDIADVNKLAFFGKDVNVQAQALYDDAVKNVGKDKPITASIQVAALNYQAAQDQVAAIKNVFSKHPGGFKLVNISESKSDKMKATTEWQNTFKTYPEINVAINLAAEAGPACANVAKEMGIKDKVSVYAVDDIEETLALIKSGNINGSVVTSFYNYGYQAAYWLYQNIKEGKKPEKVFNDAGTISVNKDNIATYAEKLKEKVDLK comes from the coding sequence ATGAAAAAATTTATAGCGCTTATATTAGTTTTTTGTATGGCTTTATCATTCGTAGCTTGTGGTAAATCTTCTACTTCTAATGGCAATGATACTAGTAAGACAAACAAAGACGAACAATTGCATTTTGTTTACGTATCTCCTTTACTTGCACATCCCGTTTGGTTATTGGCAAAAGATGGCTTTGACGCAGCTTGCAAAGAATTAAAAATCAAAGGTGACTGGGTAGGTCCACAAAACATTTCACCAGATGAAATGGCTAAATTAGTAGAAACTGCTGTTGCACAAGGTGCTGACGCAATCATTACTCAAGGACTTGTTCCAGCTGCTCCTGTTAATAAAGCAGTAGACAAAAAAATTCCTGTTCTAATCGTTGACTCTGATATTGCTGATGTTAATAAACTTGCTTTCTTTGGTAAAGACGTTAACGTACAAGCACAAGCACTTTATGATGATGCAGTTAAAAATGTAGGTAAAGATAAACCTATTACTGCTTCAATCCAAGTAGCAGCTTTGAATTACCAAGCAGCACAAGACCAAGTAGCAGCAATTAAAAATGTATTCTCTAAACATCCAGGCGGATTTAAATTAGTTAATATCAGCGAATCTAAATCCGATAAGATGAAAGCAACAACTGAATGGCAAAATACATTTAAAACATATCCTGAAATCAATGTTGCGATTAACCTTGCTGCAGAAGCAGGACCAGCTTGTGCTAACGTTGCTAAAGAAATGGGTATCAAAGATAAAGTTAGCGTATACGCAGTTGACGATATCGAAGAAACTCTAGCTTTAATTAAATCCGGCAACATTAACGGTAGCGTTGTAACATCTTTCTATAATTATGGTTACCAAGCTGCATATTGGTTATATCAAAACATTAAAGAAGGCAAAAAACCTGAAAAAGTATTTAACGATGCTGGTACAATTAGTGTAAATAAAGACAATATTGCAACTTATGCAGAAAAACTAAAAGAAAAAGTTGACTTGAAATAA